One genomic window of Pseudomonas aeruginosa includes the following:
- a CDS encoding iron-containing redox enzyme family protein has product MSLSSPLPASSASPSPRVRDLYHALLDEPREHLEAAGEFLDQQLSLAATHDDDLPEDPADWPAWLDAGARRTAEAHAEYLRARRRGEGRRYFQVPSQAMHFIRSVAPTKLVDGAWLYGLLPHHGEERLRPLLETFLEELGDGVPARNHVLLYRRLLASIGSEEVEGLSDLHYLQGTQQLALGHLAADYLPEVIGYNLGYEQPPLHLLITTQELRELGFDPYYFQLHVTIDNAASGHARKALRALYDNLPQLGGRAAFLERVRNGYRLNEVGLSTTQVIDGFDLEEELLAMFERKRPYAAGMHSDRCRIGGRTVNQWLAVPGRFSAFLACLEEEGWIRRHADPRGSRFWNLIEGDRAAMFGVFTPYEQQLLYDWIAGDWQAPAPADRDPLAPLAEPATAGGDVDAEQVALRRELLRLSSEQGVARLLELMAPHLHHGPAGLLATRMFSQRWRAAHAQPA; this is encoded by the coding sequence ATGAGCCTGTCTTCGCCCCTCCCTGCCTCCAGTGCAAGCCCTTCGCCCAGGGTCCGCGACCTGTACCACGCCCTGCTCGACGAGCCCCGCGAGCACCTCGAAGCCGCCGGCGAGTTCCTCGACCAGCAATTGAGCCTGGCCGCCACCCATGACGACGACCTGCCGGAGGACCCCGCCGATTGGCCGGCCTGGCTCGACGCCGGGGCCCGGCGCACCGCCGAGGCGCATGCCGAATACCTCCGGGCACGTCGGCGCGGCGAAGGGCGACGCTACTTCCAGGTTCCCTCCCAGGCGATGCACTTCATTCGCAGCGTGGCCCCGACCAAGCTGGTCGACGGCGCCTGGCTCTATGGGCTGTTGCCGCATCATGGCGAGGAACGCCTGCGGCCGCTGCTGGAGACCTTCCTCGAAGAACTCGGCGACGGCGTCCCGGCACGCAACCACGTCCTGCTCTACCGGCGCCTGCTGGCCAGCATCGGCAGCGAGGAAGTCGAAGGCCTCAGCGACCTCCACTACCTGCAGGGCACCCAGCAACTCGCCCTCGGCCACCTCGCCGCGGACTACCTGCCCGAAGTGATCGGCTACAACCTCGGCTACGAGCAACCGCCGCTGCACCTGTTGATCACCACTCAGGAGCTGCGCGAGCTGGGCTTCGACCCCTACTACTTCCAGTTGCACGTGACCATCGACAACGCCGCCAGCGGGCATGCGCGCAAGGCCCTGCGCGCGCTCTACGACAACCTGCCGCAGCTTGGCGGGCGCGCGGCCTTCCTCGAACGGGTGAGGAACGGCTACCGCCTGAACGAGGTCGGCCTGAGCACTACGCAGGTAATCGACGGCTTCGATCTCGAGGAAGAATTGCTGGCCATGTTCGAGCGCAAGCGCCCCTACGCCGCCGGGATGCATTCGGATCGTTGCCGGATCGGCGGGCGCACGGTGAACCAGTGGCTGGCGGTGCCCGGGCGGTTCTCGGCGTTTCTCGCCTGCCTGGAGGAAGAGGGCTGGATCCGGCGTCATGCCGATCCGCGCGGCAGCCGCTTCTGGAACCTGATCGAGGGCGACCGGGCGGCAATGTTCGGAGTCTTCACTCCCTACGAGCAGCAGTTGCTGTACGACTGGATCGCTGGCGACTGGCAAGCACCCGCTCCGGCGGACAGGGACCCGCTTGCACCGCTGGCGGAGCCGGCGACGGCGGGCGGAGACGTGGACGCCGAGCAGGTCGCGCTGCGGCGCGAGCTGCTGCGGCTATCCTCCGAGCAGGGCGTGGCACGCCTTCTCGAACTGATGGCCCCGCACCTCCACCACGGGCCCGCCGGTCTCCTTGCCACGCGGATGTTCAGCCAGCGCTGGAGGGCCGCCCATGCCCAGCCTGCATGA
- a CDS encoding methyltransferase, whose protein sequence is MPSLHDPRLDVLVSLGNWLRGQDYRFVTVTPATHERVNARPENRMARDLAGIFGWSRAFAGESLPADWLTLLAGADLIRREADGWRSQVRVSSLGEQLFVHSAFPTLAADAVFFGPDTYRFDRLIRSHLASSDPARIRRAADIGCGAGPGAIRIAMACPDAEVHGLDINPAALDLARVNAALAGVGNLTLARSDLLSQAPGRFDLIVANPPYLLDASERAYRHGGGMLGAGLSLAIVDAALERLEAGGSLLLYTGVAMVEGGDPFLARIRERLASREWDWDYQELDPDVFAEELDSPAYREAERIAVVGLRVTRPA, encoded by the coding sequence ATGCCCAGCCTGCATGATCCGCGCCTGGACGTCCTGGTCAGCCTCGGCAACTGGTTGCGAGGCCAGGACTACCGTTTCGTCACCGTCACCCCGGCTACCCATGAGCGCGTCAACGCCCGCCCGGAAAACCGCATGGCCCGGGACCTGGCCGGCATCTTCGGCTGGAGCCGGGCATTCGCCGGGGAAAGCCTGCCGGCCGACTGGCTGACCCTTCTTGCCGGCGCCGACCTGATCCGCCGCGAGGCGGACGGCTGGCGCAGCCAGGTGCGCGTCTCCAGCCTCGGCGAGCAACTGTTCGTCCATTCGGCCTTCCCTACCCTGGCCGCCGACGCGGTGTTCTTCGGCCCCGACACCTACCGCTTCGACCGGCTGATCCGCAGCCACCTGGCATCGTCCGATCCGGCACGCATCCGCCGTGCGGCGGATATCGGCTGCGGCGCCGGCCCCGGCGCGATCCGCATCGCCATGGCCTGCCCGGACGCCGAAGTACACGGGCTGGATATCAATCCGGCGGCGCTCGACCTGGCGCGGGTCAACGCGGCGCTGGCGGGGGTCGGTAACCTGACCCTGGCGCGTAGCGACCTGCTGAGCCAGGCGCCCGGTCGCTTCGACCTGATCGTGGCCAACCCGCCCTATCTCCTGGATGCCTCGGAGCGCGCCTACCGGCATGGTGGCGGGATGCTCGGCGCCGGGCTCTCGCTGGCAATCGTCGATGCCGCCCTCGAGCGCCTGGAAGCCGGCGGCAGCCTGCTGTTGTATACCGGGGTGGCGATGGTCGAAGGCGGCGATCCGTTCCTCGCCCGCATCCGCGAACGCCTGGCGTCTCGGGAGTGGGACTGGGACTACCAGGAACTGGACCCGGACGTGTTCGCCGAAGAGTTGGACAGCCCCGCCTACCGCGAAGCCGAGCGGATCGCCGTGGTCGGCCTGCGGGTCACTCGTCCCGCCTGA
- a CDS encoding Yip1 family protein — protein sequence MTREMARLLISPSNAWPRLRQDYDHHPFAFLVPLLLLPLLPAACLFIGTTQVGWSLPGNDSVQHLSSGSALLLATMCYLGFVAGVVIMGLFVRWVLFRTPSRPSVPGSLTFTTAIAVPLMLAGIVALVPWRILLLLAAAAACAYSVRLLFTGLPLFMRMQERQTLFYAFCILGVGFLTLLTTAFIFIEFWGQSLAGSGEYLR from the coding sequence ATGACCCGCGAAATGGCTCGGCTACTGATCAGTCCCTCCAATGCCTGGCCTCGTCTGCGCCAGGACTACGACCATCACCCTTTCGCCTTCCTCGTTCCGCTGTTGCTATTGCCGCTGCTGCCGGCGGCCTGCCTGTTCATCGGCACTACCCAGGTCGGCTGGTCGCTGCCGGGCAACGACAGCGTGCAACACCTCTCCAGCGGCAGCGCCCTGCTGCTGGCGACGATGTGTTACCTGGGCTTCGTCGCCGGCGTGGTGATCATGGGCTTATTCGTACGCTGGGTGCTGTTCCGCACGCCGTCGCGCCCCAGCGTACCGGGCAGCCTGACCTTCACCACGGCGATCGCCGTGCCCTTGATGCTCGCCGGGATCGTCGCCCTGGTGCCCTGGCGGATCCTCCTGCTGCTGGCCGCGGCGGCTGCCTGCGCCTACTCGGTACGCCTGCTGTTCACCGGCCTGCCGCTGTTCATGCGCATGCAGGAGCGGCAGACATTGTTCTACGCCTTCTGCATCCTCGGCGTCGGCTTCCTGACCCTGCTGACCACCGCCTTCATCTTCATCGAGTTCTGGGGGCAAAGCCTGGCCGGCAGCGGCGAGTACCTGCGCTGA
- a CDS encoding hybrid sensor histidine kinase/response regulator — protein MKTTRKPKVPLNQATRNRLLDEAVDDYAIHTLDSAGRIASWSAGAARLFGHDASEILGRDYACFHTRKDRDAGVPQQALRQADAEGRFETEGWRVRSNGKRFWAQVVIDAIRDSQGQLLGFAQLIHDLSEGRAAKEALRRSQEQFRLLVQSVTDYAIYMLDHRGRITNWNLGAQRIKGYLPEEVIGRHFSCFYTPEDREAGEPARGLAAAEREGRFEKEGWRVRKDGSRFWANVVIDPIRDSDGRLIGFAKVTRDITHRIEAERELERARQELFQAQKMESLGHLTGGVAHDFNNLLTVIIGSLGLLKKRLPGDQRTADLLQNALEAAQRGANLTQRMLSFARKQRLDPQPCAIPDLLRGMTDLLIHSLGPSVSIETRFPLDLDLGLTDANQLELSIINLATNARDAMPNGGRIVFSASNQRVPADNPHRLAPGNYICLSISDTGSGMDEETLRRAVEPFYTTKGIGRGTGLGLSIVDGLAEQLGGRLTLESQPGVGTTANIWIPAVPRTPESARTGNGATPQPPSESERVRLSCRVLVVDDDPLVLNNTAAMLEDLGCSVLKADSGSLALEILTATPELDILLTDQAMPRMNGSQLVERVMAQGRPLKMALATGFAEKIEGAAAQLPKLAKPFGQEELYLFLTGTLKAG, from the coding sequence ATGAAAACCACAAGAAAACCGAAAGTCCCCTTGAACCAGGCCACGCGCAACCGCCTGCTCGACGAAGCGGTCGACGACTACGCGATCCACACCCTGGACAGCGCTGGCCGTATCGCCAGCTGGAGCGCCGGCGCGGCGCGCCTGTTCGGCCACGACGCGAGCGAGATCCTCGGCCGCGACTACGCCTGCTTTCATACCCGCAAGGACCGCGACGCCGGCGTTCCGCAACAGGCGCTGCGCCAGGCGGATGCCGAGGGCCGCTTCGAGACCGAGGGCTGGCGGGTGCGCAGCAACGGCAAGCGCTTCTGGGCGCAGGTGGTGATCGACGCCATCCGCGACAGCCAGGGCCAGTTGCTCGGCTTCGCCCAGCTGATCCACGACCTCAGCGAAGGGCGCGCGGCCAAGGAGGCGCTGCGGCGCAGCCAGGAGCAGTTCCGCCTGCTGGTGCAGAGCGTTACCGACTACGCCATCTACATGCTCGACCACCGCGGGCGGATCACCAACTGGAACCTCGGCGCCCAGCGGATCAAGGGCTACCTGCCGGAAGAGGTGATCGGCCGGCACTTCTCCTGCTTCTACACCCCCGAAGACCGCGAGGCCGGCGAGCCGGCCCGCGGCCTGGCCGCCGCCGAACGCGAAGGGCGTTTCGAGAAGGAAGGCTGGCGGGTGCGCAAGGACGGCAGTCGCTTCTGGGCCAACGTGGTGATCGATCCGATCCGCGACAGCGATGGCCGGCTGATCGGCTTCGCCAAGGTAACCCGTGACATCACCCACCGGATCGAAGCCGAACGCGAACTGGAACGGGCCCGCCAGGAGCTGTTCCAGGCCCAGAAGATGGAGTCCCTGGGGCACCTCACCGGCGGCGTGGCCCACGACTTCAACAACCTGCTGACGGTGATCATCGGCAGCCTCGGGCTGCTGAAGAAACGCCTGCCCGGCGACCAGCGCACCGCCGACCTCTTGCAGAACGCCCTGGAGGCCGCCCAGCGCGGCGCCAACCTGACCCAGCGGATGCTTTCCTTCGCCCGCAAGCAACGTCTCGATCCACAGCCCTGCGCGATCCCCGACCTGTTGCGCGGGATGACCGACCTGCTGATCCATTCCCTGGGACCAAGCGTATCGATCGAGACGCGCTTTCCCCTGGATCTCGACCTCGGCCTGACCGACGCCAACCAGCTCGAACTGTCCATCATCAACCTTGCCACCAACGCCCGCGACGCCATGCCCAACGGCGGGCGCATCGTCTTTTCCGCGAGCAACCAGCGGGTGCCGGCGGACAATCCCCATCGCCTCGCACCGGGCAACTATATCTGCCTGAGCATCAGCGACACCGGCAGCGGCATGGACGAGGAAACCCTGCGCCGTGCGGTGGAACCCTTCTACACCACCAAGGGAATTGGGCGTGGCACCGGGCTGGGCCTGTCGATCGTCGACGGCCTCGCCGAGCAGCTCGGCGGCCGGCTCACCCTGGAGAGCCAGCCGGGCGTCGGCACCACCGCGAACATCTGGATACCCGCCGTCCCGCGAACCCCGGAAAGCGCCCGTACGGGCAATGGCGCGACGCCGCAGCCGCCCAGCGAAAGCGAGCGGGTGCGCTTGTCCTGTCGAGTACTGGTGGTGGACGACGATCCGCTGGTGTTGAACAACACCGCGGCGATGCTGGAGGACCTCGGTTGCTCGGTACTCAAGGCCGACTCCGGCAGCCTGGCCCTGGAGATTCTCACGGCGACGCCGGAGCTGGACATCCTCCTGACCGACCAGGCGATGCCACGGATGAACGGCAGCCAGTTGGTGGAGCGGGTCATGGCCCAGGGCCGGCCGCTGAAAATGGCCCTGGCCACCGGCTTCGCGGAAAAGATCGAAGGCGCGGCGGCACAGTTGCCCAAGCTGGCCAAGCCGTTCGGCCAGGAAGAGTTGTACCTGTTCCTGACCGGCACGCTGAAGGCCGGCTGA
- a CDS encoding DUF2892 domain-containing protein, translating to MNEYLPTSTANGLPHNLQRGERLASIGAGLVLAGFGLARGGLPGACKAVAGGLLVSRGLSGHCHVKGLLNEPREELQLLREEVQHLTRRLQRLQERQRDDSRQDAALDAELPPNLP from the coding sequence TCGACGGCCAATGGCCTGCCGCACAACCTGCAGCGCGGCGAGCGACTCGCTTCCATCGGCGCCGGACTGGTCCTGGCCGGCTTCGGCCTGGCCCGCGGTGGCTTGCCAGGCGCCTGCAAGGCGGTCGCCGGCGGCCTGCTGGTCAGCCGCGGGTTGAGTGGGCATTGCCATGTCAAGGGCCTGCTCAATGAACCGCGGGAAGAGTTGCAGTTGCTGCGCGAAGAGGTGCAGCACCTGACCCGCCGCCTGCAGCGCCTGCAGGAGCGCCAGCGCGACGACTCGCGGCAGGACGCTGCGCTGGACGCCGAACTGCCGCCGAACCTGCCGTGA